In a single window of the Polynucleobacter sp. MWH-UH24A genome:
- the lpdA gene encoding dihydrolipoyl dehydrogenase — MSQVFDVLVIGAGPGGYIAAIRAAQLGFKVACAESNPYADPKGEPRLGGTCLNVGCIPSKALLASSEEFEKIGHHVADHGIQVGSVKIDIQKMLARKDEIVNKMTGGISFLFRKNKVTSIKGHASFAGKTTEGYQIKITGKDAGTITAKNVIIATGSKARHLPNIPVDNVLVCDNEGALKFDSLPKRLGVIGAGVIGLELGSVWRRVGSQVTVLEALPSFLGACDEGIAKEAKKIFTKQGLDIHMGVKIDGVKADKKGVVVSYQDSTGKPQKLECDRLIVSVGRVPNTEGLNLEAIQIKTDERGFIPINDHTCATSAPGVYAIGDVVRGPMLAHKAEDEGVLVAELLAGQKPHIDYNCIPWVIYTDPEIAWVGKTEQQLKAEGRAFKAGQFPFMANGRALGMDRADGFVKILADAKTDEVLGVHIIGPNASDLIAEAALAMEFKAAAEDIARVCHPHPSLSEVMREAALATDQRALNM, encoded by the coding sequence ATGAGCCAAGTATTTGATGTGCTAGTGATTGGAGCTGGCCCCGGCGGTTACATTGCAGCAATTCGGGCAGCGCAATTGGGATTTAAGGTAGCCTGTGCAGAGTCCAATCCGTATGCGGATCCCAAAGGCGAGCCACGCTTAGGCGGTACGTGTTTGAACGTGGGCTGCATTCCATCCAAAGCCCTGTTGGCGTCTTCCGAGGAGTTTGAGAAGATCGGTCATCACGTCGCTGACCATGGTATTCAGGTAGGCTCAGTGAAGATTGACATTCAAAAGATGCTGGCGCGTAAGGATGAAATCGTCAACAAAATGACCGGCGGTATTAGTTTCCTGTTTCGCAAAAATAAAGTGACCAGCATTAAAGGACACGCCTCGTTTGCGGGCAAAACTACTGAGGGGTATCAAATCAAAATTACCGGTAAAGATGCCGGAACTATCACGGCTAAGAACGTCATTATTGCGACTGGCTCAAAGGCGAGACATCTCCCTAACATCCCAGTCGATAACGTCCTAGTTTGCGATAACGAGGGCGCGCTTAAATTTGATTCGCTGCCTAAGCGCTTAGGTGTGATCGGTGCAGGTGTCATTGGTCTTGAGCTTGGTTCAGTCTGGCGCCGCGTTGGCTCACAAGTTACAGTCCTTGAGGCCTTGCCAAGCTTTTTGGGTGCATGTGATGAAGGAATCGCAAAAGAAGCCAAAAAGATTTTTACCAAGCAGGGTCTTGATATTCATATGGGCGTCAAGATCGATGGCGTTAAAGCCGACAAGAAGGGTGTCGTGGTCTCGTATCAGGACAGCACAGGCAAACCCCAAAAACTAGAATGCGATCGTCTCATCGTCTCGGTAGGCCGTGTACCCAATACCGAAGGACTTAATCTGGAAGCGATTCAGATTAAAACCGATGAGCGCGGTTTTATCCCGATTAATGATCATACTTGCGCGACATCAGCACCCGGAGTCTATGCAATTGGTGATGTGGTGCGCGGACCAATGCTGGCTCATAAGGCCGAGGATGAAGGGGTGCTTGTTGCTGAGTTACTCGCTGGTCAAAAACCGCATATTGATTACAACTGCATTCCTTGGGTGATTTACACCGACCCTGAAATTGCATGGGTTGGTAAGACCGAGCAACAACTCAAAGCAGAGGGGCGCGCGTTTAAAGCGGGCCAATTCCCGTTCATGGCCAACGGTCGTGCGTTGGGAATGGATCGTGCCGATGGCTTTGTCAAAATCTTAGCGGATGCCAAAACCGATGAGGTTCTTGGGGTGCATATTATTGGCCCTAATGCCTCAGACCTGATTGCGGAAGCCGCTTTGGCGATGGAGTTTAAAGCAGCCGCTGAAGACATTGCTCGTGTTTGCCATCCTCACCCCAGCTTATCAGAGGTAATGCGCGAAGCAGCTTTAGCAACGGATCAACGCGCACTCAATATGTAA
- the zapE gene encoding cell division protein ZapE, with translation MKVADFYNQECKARGYHPDPAQERAIVRLQQCEDQWVAYKEIRSNALTKKLFHPELPRGVYLWGGVGRGKSFLMDCFYEASPVQKKIRIHFHEFMREVHRELHELSGLADPLDELAKRISDRYRLICFDEFHISDIADAMIMYRLLKALFIDRVQFIMTSNYRPDQLYPNGLHRDRLLPAIELLEQKLDVLNVDAGSDYRQIQMTRIQAYLTPLNEATHQQMDDYFHELIGKQIEATNRILKIESREIRALHLAEGVVWFDFQTLCAGPRSQNDYLEIANTFHTVMVSEVPYMPPRLTNEARRFIWLIDVLYDHRVKLIMSAEVPPDQLYTEGQVVSEFARTVSRLMEMQSREYIEAPRRLINAQLT, from the coding sequence TTGAAAGTCGCTGACTTTTACAACCAAGAGTGTAAAGCGCGCGGTTATCATCCAGATCCTGCGCAAGAGCGGGCCATTGTTCGCTTGCAGCAATGCGAAGATCAGTGGGTTGCTTACAAAGAGATTCGGAGTAACGCGCTCACCAAAAAACTCTTTCACCCCGAGTTACCCCGAGGGGTTTACCTCTGGGGTGGAGTGGGTCGCGGTAAATCCTTTTTGATGGATTGCTTTTACGAAGCATCGCCCGTTCAAAAAAAAATCCGAATTCATTTTCATGAGTTCATGCGCGAGGTTCACCGTGAGCTCCATGAGCTTTCTGGATTGGCCGATCCCCTTGATGAGTTAGCCAAACGCATCTCCGATCGATATCGATTGATTTGCTTTGATGAGTTCCACATTAGTGATATTGCCGATGCCATGATCATGTATCGCCTTTTAAAGGCTTTGTTCATTGATCGGGTGCAGTTCATCATGACCTCAAACTATCGACCCGATCAGTTGTATCCGAATGGTCTGCATCGTGACCGACTCCTACCGGCAATTGAACTGTTGGAGCAGAAGCTCGATGTCTTGAATGTGGATGCGGGTAGTGATTACCGGCAAATTCAGATGACCCGGATTCAGGCCTATTTAACCCCATTAAATGAAGCAACCCATCAGCAGATGGATGATTACTTTCATGAGCTCATCGGCAAACAAATTGAAGCTACCAACCGTATCCTTAAAATTGAGTCCCGCGAGATCCGGGCGCTGCATTTGGCTGAGGGTGTGGTTTGGTTTGATTTCCAAACCCTCTGCGCGGGCCCTCGTTCACAAAATGATTACTTAGAGATTGCTAACACGTTTCATACGGTGATGGTCTCTGAGGTGCCATATATGCCCCCCCGTTTAACCAATGAGGCAAGACGCTTTATTTGGCTGATTGATGTACTTTATGACCATCGTGTGAAATTAATCATGTCAGCCGAAGTACCCCCTGACCAGCTCTATACGGAGGGACAGGTCGTTAGTGAATTTGCCCGCACCGTCTCGCGTTTAATGGAGATGCAATCCCGAGAATATATTGAGGCACCGCGTCGCCTTATTAATGCGCAACTGACCTAA
- a CDS encoding 3',5'-nucleoside bisphosphate phosphatase, with product MPMPINADLHCHSVVSDGTLSPEELALRAHQNGVHLWSLTDHDVLGGQARAQDAALNLGMEYVSGVEISISWMGQTVHIVGLGFDPSNVTLQDGLRATRDGREERARQMAAQLAQIGIENSYEGALKFAGNPELIARTHFARYLVEQQVCRDMDEVFRKYLVAGKPGYVSHRWASLDQAVDWITGAGGEAVIAHPGRYRLNAMQMDELYARFKDLGGAGIEVVTGSHSPDQYQTYAKVAKRYGFMASRGSDFHDPQESDIDLGQLPHLPEHLTPIWSAFH from the coding sequence ATGCCCATGCCTATTAATGCGGATTTACATTGCCACTCGGTAGTCTCTGACGGTACTTTATCCCCAGAGGAGCTCGCCTTGCGTGCTCATCAAAATGGCGTGCATTTATGGTCCTTAACCGATCATGATGTCTTAGGTGGTCAGGCGCGTGCTCAAGACGCTGCGCTTAATTTAGGGATGGAGTATGTATCAGGTGTCGAGATCTCCATTAGTTGGATGGGACAAACTGTGCATATTGTTGGTTTGGGATTTGATCCAAGCAACGTAACCTTGCAAGATGGTTTGCGTGCCACCCGGGATGGTCGTGAAGAGCGTGCTCGCCAAATGGCGGCTCAGCTTGCGCAAATCGGTATTGAAAATAGCTATGAAGGCGCTCTAAAGTTTGCTGGTAACCCGGAGCTCATTGCACGCACGCACTTTGCGCGCTACCTCGTGGAGCAACAGGTCTGTCGTGATATGGATGAGGTGTTTAGAAAATACTTAGTTGCCGGTAAACCAGGTTATGTTTCGCACCGTTGGGCAAGCTTGGATCAGGCGGTCGATTGGATTACGGGTGCAGGTGGCGAGGCAGTGATTGCGCACCCAGGCCGCTACCGCTTAAATGCCATGCAAATGGATGAGCTCTATGCCCGCTTTAAGGACCTGGGTGGCGCTGGTATTGAAGTCGTGACCGGTAGCCATAGTCCTGATCAATACCAAACCTATGCGAAGGTTGCCAAGCGGTATGGATTTATGGCTTCTCGTGGATCGGATTTTCATGATCCCCAGGAAAGCGATATTGATTTAGGGCAGCTTCCCCATCTTCCAGAGCACCTAACGCCCATTTGGTCGGCCTTTCATTAA